The genomic interval TAGTAAGCAGACAGCAGCTCACTAATGGACAGTTTATTGGTTTCCCTCAGCAGTTGAATCTCCTCCTTTTGGGCGGTTTGCACTGTGACTGCAGCTGCGTACCTTTGGTGGAATCAGATATGCTATTTAACAAGGCACACATCATATCTCCCTCTAAGTGGTGAGGGTTTAGTATATGTGCTGGCCTCTGAGTCTTCTTAAATTGATTCTCTAGCTCCAGAAAACCTTGATCTCCTGAGAGGATGGTGAAAGGAATTTGCTTGGGTAGTTGTTCATCTAGACGGCCAGCCTAAGTTGGAACAAATGGCATAAGTTGATAAAAATCAGCATTTGCGTTTCAAATCAAGTTACATCTATTTCAGGATGAGCACATACCTAGGAGGTATATTTATTAGCTTTAGCTTTTTGCTTTTTCCCTAGCTCCCACCAAAGTATGATGTATAAAGATCTCCCTCACAAATTAAATATACCACACTTAGTCAAAGATAAAATGCCATTAATTATAAGCTATTTTATGTGCcactaagaaacaaaaaaaagggccCAGCGAGTTAAATAGGAGCCCTCCAACATAAAGCTGGAATGCTAAGGACTACACACTCAATCTAagggtaaataaataaatttgccaCAGAAAAAAAGGTAGGTAAGGCAATCTGCATGAATCAGCATTGGGTAGGAGCAAAAAGAAATGTGCTTTAAAACATAAGCAGCCGTCAACAAGTTTGCAGACCACATTCCTGTTATCAATGTGACACATAAACCTTAAGCAGAGAATTTAATTTAAACAGGATCTCAGGTTGGCAGTTTTTCTAAAACACTGGCAGAGACAGAGGCAAATGCAAATCCCATCTTGGCCAGCAGTGACTGTTAAGGTGCCTCTCAATTTCAGAGATGCTAAAATGTGCAAGTGTCTTAGCATACATCAAATACAGTGTCACCTGACCATTTATTCCATAGATAGCTGAGTCTACTACATGTAGCTAAGAGTCCACTAGGAGTAAATAAGTATGATATGGGCCTTTGCCCTCATTAGTCATAAGTAGAACCTGATACAGAAAGTTTTATACAAAAATATAGCACTGAAGAATGATCTACATGTCATTACAAGTCAAGTGGCAAAAAATCCAAATGGGTCCTACATTCACATCCGACTTCGAATAGAACAATCACTCACATGCATACATATGGCAAAATCAGCAGCATCTTTTCTGTTACTACAGCGAGGGTGAAGGAAGAAGCATCCAATCCTATTCAGATAATTATAGATCTTACAGTTGAGTGGAGGCTTCCAGTTGGTGTTTCCTCCTATAATTTTTAGAAAAGACATAAATGATAGTCaaacagggaagaaaaagaacactAGATACAACTAAAAATTCTATCAATGAAAAACATGCAAGAAAAAGATTTTTCTAGAAGGAAAGTACTATATTAGAATGCAGAACAATTCAGTTCTAGTGCAGGTGTCACTACCTTGCTGCATTCACCTTCTTGGGAAAGTAGACCAACTTCCCTGAATCTGCCTATTCATCTGAAAACTCATAGGGATAGTAAGCAGAATCAAAAGTAATCTGGAGAAATTTATTTGAATGGTATCATTCTATATGAATGCAAGCTTATTAGTTTTTTACAAATATGTCAAAGCTGTTCAAGTGGATAGAAATGATGGACAATCTGCAAAGCTAGATGTACAAAAGATTATCCAAGTCAGTACATGTCTATATTAAATCCAAATCCTCCTCTTCATATGCTgtttcctatcaaacatgaagtATATCAGATGCTCACTATACTAAACTTCTATATGTCAAAGGTCTCTCTGCCAGGTTTGATCAATGGTTTGTAAAGAGATTCATAGAAGTTGCATATTTATGAATAGCAGTAACAATGAACTGAAGAGGCAGTTATGGCATGTTGAAAACTTCAGTGCTGCAGGTAGAAGTTTCAAGTTCAAAAACTAAATCTACTATTTGAGTTTTacactttggaaaaaataaacttttcagcCTACttccatatattttaaaaataaggtaaacTACAATAATCAGTAAGCATGCATTAGTACTACGTATAGTACCTGGCACACTGTACTGCTGAATAAAGAAATTTTCAATCTGTAAGATTCACAAACTCTGTGCTACCAAATAAAGCTAACATTTACCACAGAGAAacgtaaaaacaaaaatattctagCAGAGTAACTATAAAGTGACTTTGCAAAAAATACTGCAAAGTGACAGTATTCCAATTATGTCCCCATGTTCTATTCAGGAAGGTTCAAGAGTAGTCCTTTTAAAGTGAACCATATTttaagggaggaaaaagaaggagaGGGGGTTATTTCAAATGTCTTTTTTATTAGCCATACCTTGAAAGCCCCAAATAAATGTTCCTTGGTTAAGATGCCCTGGTAGATGACCAAAAAAGCTTGACCAGTTGTCAAAGTCTACAAAGACTATATGAGTCATGGTTCGCAGGTAATCCAAATCTGGAAGCTCAACAACTTCATCATCTGAGAAGAACCATTAACATGAGTTTGATAATTAGctaaaaagattttaattttccaaGTTTAGATGATATTAGAGAATAAGATCCAAAAATATTAATCTTGCATGTTACTCATTTCTACTTACATCTTTTCATGAAACCCAAACCTGTACATGACATGGTATATTTCTATCAGATAAAGAATACTCTGAATTATTTCAGAAATTTGATTATCTTTTCTAAAATGTATGCCATTGATCctaagattttctttaaaagtcatttacaaaaggaattttaaaatattaatgtacTGAAGAACTAGAAGACCAAGCTTTATAACTAAATAACCAAAAACTTCCACCATCCATCAAAATAAAGTTTCAAGGTTACCTAAGAAATTTTTCCCCACCAGAATTTCATTCTTTCCCCAGTCTAAACTGATTTATTCATAGCCTCTGGCTCTGAGATTAAACACCCTTCAAAAACAAGATAACCTACAACCTTTTTCTATAAAGTGGTGCAGAATAGTACTGACCATAATACATGCCCCTCTTGCTTCTTTCAGGTTCTTTCCTCTTCCACCTCTTattctccatccctttccctttcctttataCTTTTCAACCTTAACAAGGCCTTAAAGTTTCAAGTGGTAGCAATGcaaatcttaaaatttttaattatttttaaaattaatacctTCTACTCCAACTAATACACTCCCTCAAAGATACTACTGCCATCCCCTCCCTCCCATTTCCAAGCCACTcatcttaaattttttaagattCTCAGTAATTGTGGATTTGGACACTGCAATCTTCTATCAAACACAAAACAAGTTCCCAAAAAGTAACCAGAAGAGCAAAAAAGCACAGGAGAACATAAAACAGTGTGATCACTGTTTTACTGTTTGAAAGAGCTGAATGGGTCTGCAGCATGTCACTCAAGCACTTCTTCCATAAACATGCCATAACTAAAGGTGTTGCTGAGATCTACATATGCTACAGAGCAAGCCCATTAAATTCAAtggttcataaaatattttattagtccAGATTTTCATATAGCCTCATTGTCTCCACTCTACACTGTATAACTTACCAAGTgctaatatttatttgaaaagatacagaCTTAAAATTATACTCCAAACAAAAAAAACTGtatttctaaacaaaatattacattCTCCTAGACttatttaattttatcatatGGAAGAGGAAAATTGAGTTAAGTACCAACAAGAGGAGGTCCATACTTCAATTTTTGCCCTACTTTCCTTCATCCACTTGTAAGTCTACTTCTAATTGCTATTTTAACTATAAGTAAAAGCTTTGCTTCTAAGAAAATCATAATGAAACATACAAATTCTGAAGTGACCTTTAAGATTTCCCATACTTGAGGAtaataccaaataaaaacaaaagaattacttgatttttctttttaatgaaccTACATCTAAATGATAAAATGTAAATGTTAGTAATGTCCAGGATAACTTTCAAATCTGCCTTTCAGAAAGACTAACAATTTCATCACTCTAAATTCCTCTGCCTTTTGTAATAGAAGAAAATGTTATCtaaaatatacattatttaaaGTTAACATACTCTTTGTCCTTTAGAGTGCTAAAACAACTGGTAGAACTATAAACCCCTGAAAAGTGTATGTGCAGTAATTAACTGAGTAATGTATCATTCTACCGTGCTCCTTGCTTCAAATCACTATTACAAGCTGTCACAAAAACAAtggctgtaattttttttttaatcagtatgTGAAATTTGTGCAGACATTAGAGTCATAAGCCATACCCATATTCGGACAGCTTAGGTCATTCTCGGCTCCCTTCTCCATGTCTGAATTTTTTGGAGAATTTACTGCCTGTTTCAATTTTCTCTCTGTGCGTGAGGCACTGGCAGCAAACTTGTACAGGCTCGTTTCTTCAGATCCAAAAGGTGCCACACTGGGTTTCTGTAAGAAGCAATGATTTCTATGGAAGTGCTGCTGAGCACTCTTGAGATCATGGAATGCTTTGGTGCAGGTCCCACACTTGATTACATACAgtcgctcctcctcctcctcactcttttcttctctgtgtactTGATGGACGTGCGTGTTCATGTCAGCTACATTCTGTGTTGTGGCGGAACACAAACTGCAGCGAAACCACAGTTTACCTTTATCCAGCATGACCTGGAGACATCTACCGTAATCTTGCTTTCTGTTGAATTTACAGGTATAACTTTCACGGCAACCACAGGTTAACAGGTTACTGGTTTCTATTATTGGAAAGTCATTCTCagttttaattgatttttcagttttttctgaCACAAACACATAATCTATGCTGTGATGTTCCTTGTAATGATTCAAAAAGGCTTCTTCCACATTAAAAATAAGATCACAAAGCCCACAGAAGTACTTAATCTTTACCTTGTTATCATGCTCATCTTGGCAATGTCGGTACAGTGTTTCCACCTTGTGAAAAGTCTTTCTGCAATGGGCACAGCTGTATCTATGAAACTGGTGACTTGCTAAAGACATGCAGTGCTGTTTTACACATTCTTGGGAATCAAACATATCTTCACAAATTCGGCACTGCCATTTACCCCTTGGAGGACTATTTGCTGGGGAAGGATCAACAACAGTAACAGTTGAAGAGGGATTCTTAGCAGTCAGATTACTCACCAACACTGTAGAAGATGATGGCAAGATTTCACCTTCTATCTCATCCGTCTCATAAAAATATCTGTGTCCATTATGAAATTCAGTCACATGTGTCATGATAGTCTCCCTTCTTGATAACTCCTTTTTGCATGTCCGACACCAGAAAAGAAAGTTATTTAAATGTGCTCCTCCATGAATACGGCTCATATGTAAGCGGATGACCCCTGAATCTTCACACACCTTTGCACAGACCACACATTTATAACACATTGTGTTTGCTGAGAAAACATGCTTTTCTACTGCATCTTCACTTGGAAATTGCTGATGGCACTCACAAAACCAGGTTTTAACAACTGGCTTCTCCGTCTGGACACAAACCCAATCTTTTTTATCTTCTAAATTCATCCTTTTTTTTGGAATGATGCCGTAATCCTGTGAGCTAGATTTCTGAATAGACATAGTTCTTTTAAGTGATGAAAATTTTGATTGATCTAGCAGTAGATGCAAGTCAGGAGGTTTTTTCCCTTCACTGCTGTGGCAATAAAGTAAGACTGATTCTTCTATTGAGTTAATGACTCGGACTTTGTGTCCTGAATTCTGCTTGTGATTTCGGGTACTGGTTTCATCCACAAAGATTTGGTTGCAATTTGGACAATAACCTCTTAATATGAATTTCTCTGCAACCTGGGCAATGCTCTTCTCAGCTACAGCTACAGGACCAGCATTTCGACAACGAACTCTaaattggattaaaaaataaactcgtaagtattttttaaatacagtatCTCTGCTTTTTATTGTAGGAATTATAAACATACAAATAAGTACTAAGATATTTCTCAATAAAGATGGAGATGATATAATAATATTCTATCACCTCAAAATACCTGAGTATTACCTACATTTTGTCTGTTTCTAATCCACATATAAAATGGTAAAACTagtattaaagaattttaaaaaattcagtcacTCACTTTAGGAAACTAAAAACAGTATCAAATGACTTGATAGAGGACCTTATCAGGCAAGCACATTAACTTCTCTATGGTAATTAAAATGTACAGAGGAATACTATGGTAAGATTCTTGAGTATCTGCTCTTTAAGAACTGATTAATTTTATGTCAGGAAAATACCATGATAGTTGCTTTTAAAGGAAGAACCAGGCTCAATTAAGACCACCCACTATTccaaaaatttactcaaaataaaTCAACTTCTTCAGAGGAAAAGTAAAATGCAACAACTGTGCTTCAACTGTCTTCTCTTCACAATTAAACTCTCAAGAGAACAGATCTGCTACCATtccatatattaaatatatattataagtgGGAAATTATACAAAGTATGGCCCCTAAGTATAGTATAATTAAACTGGAAACAAGGAGTGATAATAAAAACccctaaatatttagaaattaaatctCAGAATCTTTAGAGGTTAAACAACACATTTTTAATCCCTGGGTCAAAGTAGAAATCTAAAGGGAAGAGGGAAAATACTGTtaacagaatgaaaatgaaaacaacctaTCAAACTCTGAGCGATGCAGGAAAAACAATgcttggaaaggaaaaagaaggtcCAAAGTCAGTCTAAGCTTCTATCTTAAGCAGCTAGGAAAAGATAAAGCCAAAGTTTTAAAGAGCAGAaattaacaaactgaaaaatggacaaacaaaagagaaacaacagtgAAATCAAATGCTGATTGTTTAGGTGATCAACAAAAATTGGTTTGGTATAATTACAAACATAAaaggctgattttattttttaatgaagctaTGAAATAAATTCCTGAACCAAGTATAAGCAAAAGTTTCTCAGGAGAAAGCATATCcataaggaaaaagaataaataaattaaacttAATAAGATTAAAAGCATCTTGTCACCAAAAGATATGAGTAATAATATGAATATGCAAAGTCTACACTGGGAGAGACTATATTCAGGGTGCATAGATTTGACAAAAGATCTAGATGACATCAAGAATTCCAACTTACTAGTAAAAAGGCAaacaatacaaatttttaaaaaggcaaaagacctgaacagacatttcacacaAAGATAAATGAATGACCCATCAGCACAAGAAAAAATGCCCAACATCACTGTTCATCAGAAATGCATACTAAAACCACAGAGACATTCAAAAGAATAGCTAAAAGGAAAAAGACTGGCAACACCAAACTTTGGCAAGGATTCAGAGTAACCACAACCCTCATACCTTAATGGTAGGAATGTATACTGGTACAAACactatggaaaaatatttaatagtttcttataaaattaaatatacaccTACTTTTTGTCCAAGCAATTTTACTCCCAGATATAcatccaggagaaatgaaaacatatgtccataaaAACTTATAAGAAAGGtacatagcagctttattcaaatAGCAAAAACTGTcaataatccaaatgtccatcaacatgagaatgaataaagaaactgttatatttatacaatagaatactattcagtgaAAAGGAACAATGTAATAAACATATGAATGAATCTCACAGATATTATGACAAACAAAAGAGTGCATACTATACAATTTCATTTGCATGAAGTTCTAGAGGAGATAAAAACCACtattaaagtagaaaaaaaccATCAGAATAGAGATTACCTAGGGATGAGATTGTGGGAAATGATTAAAAAGGAACCGGATAGAACTTGCATGGAAAGATAATTTATTATGAGAAAAGTGTGGGTTAATGCATTCATCCATTTGTCAAAATCATAAAATCTGTATACTTGAATGAACTTACACTGTATCTCAAAAACAAAGAACTTTCAAAAATAAGGAGAGTAAGGagcatatatatgtgtaaatTAAACAAGAATGGCAGTGCTGGTTATTATGGAAGTTGGGTGATGGGTAAATGGAGGTCATTATACTATTCTGTTGATTCATAgagttgaaattttccataataaaaaattaagaataaaaataaaaggcagaacAAGGATTTGAATTCATGAAATTTAAGTCAGTACCAGGACTGCTAACCTAATTATACTGAGTATATCTACAGAGTAATTATACTTTGCTCTCTCAGTTTTACTGAGAAAGTATTTTcacttaaaggagaaaataacttCTGTTTCAAGCAAATGCACTCATGTCATTTAGTAGATACAAACTTTAAATGCCTTTTAATAACATAACAGGAAAACAGAGACTTGGAGAAACAGCCATCAAAATGCAAAGTACAGACTTTGGATCATGATTCCAACAAACCAAATGTAAAAAACTTCATGAGGTAATCAGGGAAATCTGACAACTGACTAGGTATTTGATGATAATGAAAAACTTTTAAAGGTGTGCTaatattagttatttttttaaaaacaacagtcATTATTTATAGATACATACTGAAGTAATTACACATAAAATGATgtaatttgcttcaaaataataacTTGCAGTGAGTGAGAGAATGAAACACAACTATCATGTGTTGATAACCACCCAACCTGGGCTAAAGGCACCTTGCAGTTCACTGTACTATTCTCACTTTTGTATACTGCTTAATAATTTCCACTGCAAATGCAAGAAAAATCGCActtgaatattaaataaatttggCCTTTCATTGAAATTTGACCTTTCACATGTATGTGATACTTTCCAGTCTGTTTGACTTAAAGCCAAGTTTCTATCTTAAACTGttctacacacagcacacacagaacTTAGAAACATCGTTTTTACATTCACAGCAATATCAATATATCCACTTTTTTCACACCTCTAACTTCTCTCATGCTGAATTTGGCTAATTTCCAGGCAAATGCACACTCTCATTCTAAAAGGAGAGAAACATGGAATAGAAAAGTATTCTTTGAATCCTTCCACTGGTGAAGAGCTTATCAGGCAGGATTCCCTTACAGCCCAAGACTAGACCTGTACAAACCTGAAATGGGCCGTGAGCTCCATGTGGGAACGCAGTGTCTGGTGACAGGCCACACACTTAACTTGAAATGGAACATCTTTGCACAAAGAGATCAAAACTTTCTTTGCAAAAGATGGAAATGATACTGGATGTGCTATTCCATTGTCAtctgaaatacaaaacaaactACAACTTGCAAAGATTTGTTGAGAGTGACCCAACCTTCCTCCCCTTTGCCTTTCTCTACATCAAGTTATTTACATGATAAAAATCTACAGGAGGTAATTTTCTAGCCTTAAGTGCAAAGGACAATGAACACATACTCCAACTAAAATTTGAACCTTAAATTTAGAGAAACAACTGAATTCCCAGATATTATGGATATAAAAAAACCATAACcctaaataaatgttttcttcccAAGTTACTGTTTATTTCTCAAAGTAAGTAAACCTTACTCTTAGGTACAAATAAGTATTAAgaatcatttttgaaaaataaaaattgagataaAAACCTTTCGCTTTCATGTTTCTCAAGTTACTATGAAGAAAAGTTACCTCAAGAATTATCTGAGAAGTTATGGTAAATCAGCAAAGATTAAAGTAGTTTAGTAATTTTCAGCAGAAGAGAGTATTAACATACCACCCAGTTTAAAACTCTGATGGAAATGATTCTTTCCAGACATATGCTTCAAACACTCATCCTTGCTGCTAAAAAGAAGGAAGCAATTTGGACACGCAAAACACTGAATAATCTGAGGAAGAAGGTTGTTTTTATGTCCATCATCTGAAGCTTCCTAAAATATAAGGCAAAGCTGTATTATAAACAACTAAAATCAATATTCAATTTCTTAAAATCAtcttaaaattttcttatttactatttatttggAATACTCTGCATCAGTTTTTAATAAGAAAACTTTTCTTCTCTGAGTGTGAACTATGGAATTTTCTATTGTAAATAAAATTCCATgtgaaattttacattttctccttAAAAACAAATTATGACCATCATTCTATAACAGTAAATACACAAATGTACTTGctttctgtaattttcctttttatatatacattcataAGCAATATTATATAAGTGCATAAATGTTTCTATATCACATATACTTT from Manis pentadactyla isolate mManPen7 chromosome 16, mManPen7.hap1, whole genome shotgun sequence carries:
- the ZNF451 gene encoding E3 SUMO-protein ligase ZNF451 isoform X5, with amino-acid sequence MGDPGPEIIESAPAAGPEASESTTDENEDDIQFVSEGPLRPVLEYIDLVSSDEEEPSTSQSDHNVQRKDYIDHQKDKVALTLARLAHHVEVEKQQKEEKNRAFREKVDFQHAHGLQELEFIQGHSDTEAARLCVDQWLKMPGVKTGTMNSGTKSSFRRGGQAWVSGKPISCPIMHCNKEFDNGHLLLGHLKRFDHSPCDPAITLHGPSMNSFACVVCYKNFVTQQQYRDHLFAKEASDDGHKNNLLPQIIQCFACPNCFLLFSSKDECLKHMSGKNHFHQSFKLGDDNGIAHPVSFPSFAKKVLISLCKDVPFQVKCVACHQTLRSHMELTAHFRVRCRNAGPVAVAEKSIAQVAEKFILRDDEVVELPDLDYLRTMTHIVFVDFDNWSSFFGHLPGHLNQGTFIWGFQGGNTNWKPPLNCKIYNYLNRIGCFFLHPRCSNRKDAADFAICMHAGRLDEQLPKQIPFTILSGDQGFLELENQFKKTQRPAHILNPHHLEGDMMCALLNSISDSTKECDSDDNMDIKSPLIKGEEFSSTEDVELEEAIRRSLEEM
- the ZNF451 gene encoding E3 SUMO-protein ligase ZNF451 isoform X3, encoding MGDPGPEIIESAPAAGPEASESTTDENEDDIQFVSEGPLRPVLEYIDLVSSDEEEPSTSQSDHNVQRKDYIDHQKDKVALTLARLAHHVEVEKQQKEEKNRAFREKVDFQHAHGLQELEFIQGHSDTEAARLCVDQWLKMPGVKTGTMNSGTKSSFRRGGQAWVSGKPISCPIMHCNKEFDNGHLLLGHLKRFDHSPCDPAITLHGPSMNSFACVVCYKNFVTQQQYRDHLFAKEASDDGHKNNLLPQIIQCFACPNCFLLFSSKDECLKHMSGKNHFHQSFKLGDDNGIAHPVSFPSFAKKVLISLCKDVPFQVKCVACHQTLRSHMELTAHFRVRCRNAGPVAVAEKSIAQVAEKFILRGYCPNCNQIFVDETSTRNHKQNSGHKVRVINSIEESVLLYCHSSEGKKPPDLHLLLDQSKFSSLKRTMSIQKSSSQDYGIIPKKRMNLEDKKDWVCVQTEKPVVKTWFCECHQQFPSEDAVEKHVFSANTMCYKCVVCAKVCEDSGVIRLHMSRIHGGAHLNNFLFWCRTCKKELSRRETIMTHVTEFHNGHRYFYETDEIEGEILPSSSTVLVSNLTAKNPSSTVTVVDPSPANSPPRGKWQCRICEDMFDSQECVKQHCMSLASHQFHRYSCAHCRKTFHKVETLYRHCQDEHDNKVKIKYFCGLCDLIFNVEEAFLNHYKEHHSIDYVFVSEKTEKSIKTENDFPIIETSNLLTCGCRESYTCKFNRKQDYGRCLQVMLDKGKLWFRCSLCSATTQNVADMNTHVHQVHREEKSEEEEERLYVIKCGTCTKAFHDLKSAQQHFHRNHCFLQKPSVAPFGSEETSLYKFAASASRTERKLKQAVNSPKNSDMEKGAENDLSCPNMDDEVVELPDLDYLRTMTHIVFVDFDNWSSFFGHLPGHLNQGTFIWGFQGGNTNWKPPLNCKIYNYLNRIGCFFLHPRCSNRKDAADFAICMHAGRLDEQLPKQIPFTILSGDQGFLELENQFKKTQRPAHILNPHHLEGDMMCALLNSISDSTKECDSDDNMDIKSPLIKGEEFSSTEDVELEEAIRRSLEEM
- the ZNF451 gene encoding E3 SUMO-protein ligase ZNF451 isoform X2, which translates into the protein MSAWRNACVVARGPFPLFSSGVRGRSGAVRTTIPSILLGARKAGRDVAKAAAGIAGPSGTLLLRKRLFPSFRRRRRGVGAHAGAGHSGATPGWAGRESRWRRRLRRGRRRQQRQQKRRRGQPERRCSLAVGEMGDPGPEIIESAPAAGPEASESTTDENEDDIQFVSEGPLRPVLEYIDLVSSDEEEPSTSQSDHNVQRKDYIDHQKDKVALTLARLAHHVEVEKQQKEEKNRAFREKVDFQHAHGLQELEFIQGHSDTEAARLCVDQWLKMPGVKTGTMNSGTKSSFRRGGQAWVSGKPISCPIMHCNKEFDNGHLLLGHLKRFDHSPCDPAITLHGPSMNSFACVVCYKNFVTQQQYRDHLFAKEASDDGHKNNLLPQIIQCFACPNCFLLFSSKDECLKHMSGKNHFHQSFKLGDDNGIAHPVSFPSFAKKVLISLCKDVPFQVKCVACHQTLRSHMELTAHFRVRCRNAGPVAVAEKSIAQVAEKFILRGYCPNCNQIFVDETSTRNHKQNSGHKVRVINSIEESVLLYCHSSEGKKPPDLHLLLDQSKFSSLKRTMSIQKSSSQDYGIIPKKRMNLEDKKDWVCVQTEKPVVKTWFCECHQQFPSEDAVEKHVFSANTMCYKCVVCAKVCEDSGVIRLHMSRIHGGAHLNNFLFWCRTCKKELSRRETIMTHVTEFHNGHRYFYETDEIEGEILPSSSTVLVSNLTAKNPSSTVTVVDPSPANSPPRGKWQCRICEDMFDSQECVKQHCMSLASHQFHRYSCAHCRKTFHKVETLYRHCQDEHDNKVKIKYFCGLCDLIFNVEEAFLNHYKEHHSIDYVFVSEKTEKSIKTENDFPIIETSNLLTCGCRESYTCKFNRKQDYGRCLQVMLDKGKLWFRCSLCSATTQNVADMNTHVHQVHREEKSEEEEERLYVIKCGTCTKAFHDLKSAQQHFHRNHCFLQKPSVAPFGSEETSLYKFAASASRTERKLKQAVNSPKNSDMEKGAENDLSCPNMDDEVVELPDLDYLRTMTHIVFVDFDNWSSFFGHLPGHLNQGTFIWGFQGGNTNWKPPLNCKIYNYLNRIGCFFLHPRCSNRKDAADFAICMHAGRLDEQLPKQIPFTILSGDQGFLELENQFKKTQRPAHILNPHHLEGDMMCALLNSISDSTKDVELEEAIRRSLEEM